A stretch of DNA from Montipora capricornis isolate CH-2021 chromosome 1, ASM3666992v2, whole genome shotgun sequence:
GCGGCCTTACGATCGGGGCGATTATATAAGAACATTACACAGACGGTCATCAATGCTTGCAGCGATTGGGGCGATCTCCATCGTTTGGATCGCCCGTGTTCTATCTGGGCGACTGGTCGCAGACCAGAGCAATCGCGAACGATTTTACGAGAACCACTAGCCTTCTAAACAGGGAGCCGATCTAAGCGATCCGAACTGTCCCATGGTGCATCAATGTTACCCAAAACTCAACAAGCACGCGTCTCGACTGACTAGAAAGGACTGCTAACATTCTGGTAACATGTTAAAATATAAAAGATAAACCATTTTAGGAGGTTAGACACATTTATGATCGACATCAAaacaattttgtaataaaatatTGAAGACACCTTAACTAAGATGATTGCTGACACATACAAAGACAACGAGACGGTAAAGCGCGCGGAAAAGTTTGGACACGCTTTTCCGTTTGACGTTGCCAGGTTAAGGTCACGGCACGTTCACGGCGGAATTTTCAGTGTTTACAAGTCGCGAAGGGAATGCCAacttcattcaaataattttctaGGTTTTCAAAATGGGAAAGTaggaattattgtaaatagtttttaggACAGTCTGCTGCTGAGTTCAAAAAGCAAAAGCGGCTCATTTCCACCCAAGTCAAACATCCTTACAAGTATCGGGTAAACtctattaaagtggtactatgatcaaaaacacatttcctttttttcttcagattttgcaAACGGGTTTGCTTAACACCCAACTGGCAAAAGagtataagttttggatttcccATTCCgctattactcacgttcaaaaatgaccgtttagacctcagagggttggatctagagaaaatgacgccatttactcactagcttaaaattacagtgtgtaaacgcaattattatacatgcaaaatacgggtttaaaagtctgaaagcccggaACTCCCGTGCTgcgcatattaattcagccgcgtacacacgcattgcattcttaaactagtgagtctttgacgtcattttctcctcgaaccagctctctcaagattttaaagttagtaatggcggaccaataaataagaaaattccatgcagttaaaataaacaggtgtctttttgaaatcagaacttaaaacttgggtcagttagtgtttagttaacatagttttgaaatccaaagaaatttttttttttttggtcgtagtaccactttaaacaacTACGTTTCTTCCGGTCAAACTTCGCTCGAAAAGAAAAATAGTAGACATACAATCAAACAGAGCAAACTCAGATATCCTACAGATGCTCTGGATCTTGATTGGCAAGTGTTGGAGCCCTCTTTCAGCATTCTCTCGTAATACTCATTCCAGAACGCTACCTTTGTTGGCCGGAAGTTGATGGCCATTTTCGGCGTCGAGTAAATACGAAAATAGGCCCTGTGGGTGGAATTAAATCCTTCCCATTTTACACCGCGTACCGGTTGCGGCGTGGGATTTCCATATTTGGCAAAGTTTGTAAACAGCGTGATAACCATGTCGCTTACGTTTCGGTCGACCTCGTCGTACTTTTGCAGGACTGTCAAATTCATCAACGGAAAACCAAATTGATATGGAGTGTCATCTTTATGAGCGATTCCTTTCCACGAAGGGCTTGGATTAAGGTTTGAACGATGGGCAAACTCGTACATATACACAGGCGCCTTTTCGCTGTGCAGGACCAGATCTGCGTGAGTTGGGGCTACCATAGTATAGTCCCCGACTTCATCGGATATCCCTTCTTTGATTTTGATGGGATCCAGTTTATCCGGCCATGGTGTGTATAGCAAAGTTATGGCGTCAAGAAGTGACTTTGGAAGACTACCACTGTCATCTAACTTTTGTCCGTATTTGCTGCCAATGCTATAAAATATTTTCTCTGTGTACTCTCGGAAATTTTCGGGGGTCACGTTGCTGACAAGACTAGGAAAAAAATACGACCCTTCACGGCTCGTGAAACCGGCCAGGTAAGGAAGACTGTGGAACTTTCCCTCATTTCTCAGACTTCTGGGTGTGTCATGCAGAAAGTTACCATCGACTATGGGTCTCCACACGTTAACGTCATTTACTGGAAACCTACGTGCATCGACAGAACGTAGACAATCGATCATTTGACTTTTGGAGCCGGTCAACGAACAGCCAACCGTTTTCGCAACCCTTAGGCTCTGCTTCACCAGGTCTGCTGATGATCCGATGGCAAACGGCGAGAGATCGACTCCACTGATGGAAATGGCGCGGTGAAACAATCCATGAGATCGTACAGACAATAACAAGAGGCCAACGCTGGATCCACCAGCGCTTTCACCAAATATGGTGACCTCTGACGCGTTGCCTCCAAAGTCAACGATGTTCTCTTGAACCCATTTCAGAGCCTCGATCTGATCCAGCATCCCATAATTCCCAGGGGCTACTGAGTCTCCGGTCGTAATAAAACCAAACGGACCTACGCGATACTGTATAGTAACTAACACAACACCCCATAGGGGAATCAAATCCCCGGGGCTTACCGCAGGAGTTCCGGCTTCGTATCCTCCGCCGTGAATGTACACCATGACAGGAAAAAGCTCCTCGGATCCCGACTCTCGACTTGGAGTGTAGACATTTAGGTACAGACAATCCTCGCTTTGTTGAATGGACAGACCGGGCCAGAAAAACGCGTTGTACTCTGGATCCTGGATACAGATGTTGCGAAAATAAGAAGCATCATAAACCTTGGGTTTCCAGGCTGATTGTTTTTGTGGAGGCTTAAACCGTAGTTGTCCCGTCGGTGGTGCGGCAAATGGAATACCGAGAAATTTATACACAGTTTGAATGTGTATGTTGATGCCTGAAATGTTACGACTTGTCCCCCTTATCCGTCCATATCTTGTAGTGACTATTACCTCTTCACTTCTGCATCGTACTCGACAGAGTTCAATAGCGGACAAGAAAAAAGCAATGGCGATGACCTCCGAGAATTCCATTCTCCAACGACAAAAAGCATTTGTCTTCGGCCGTGCATCAGATGAGTGTCTTTGCCAATCGATTGATCTTGAACTGAGTCACAGACTTCCGCACAATTATATGAAAAGCGGGAACTTTCACGACAGATAGGTTTGCGCCACGTAACGTTATTGATTATTCAttaacagattttcttgatctCCCCTCATCTCACCTCATCTCAATATTCAAATGACCTCCTTCAGCTTTGTCAGGAAACCAACTGCGAAGCACTTGGTGATCTGAATTTTGACCGGAGATATGCAACAGCGCGATCAAGATAAAATGTTACGAATCGTTTATTTAAGGCAGTTGAAGAACTTAATGGCTCCTATACAAACACTGCGTAAGCCGATCACAGAACATGGGACAATTCTATCATATCAACATAGTACTGTGATTAAACTCGCTTGAAAACCTCTCAATTAAGGCCCAATTAGAACTAAGTATAACCTCGAGGCTGCACTGAAAAAACAAGATCCTCAACACAAGTTATTTTATCTCGTCTACAATTTATATCAAGAAGGTGAATGACGTTTAAGTGTTAATTAATTAGGATCACAGAATCTGAAGGACGCCCGGTGTATTTTTTTAGGGAACACGGAATTGATGGAGTTGAAAAACCTAATTTAATTAGGACTGCTGACAAGACAGCAACAACGAGGGAGGTTGACACCGCAATTTCAGACTTCATTAAGTCTTTGTTTGGGATTTTAGCAGCATTAATTGAACTTCAAAATTTTAGTGTCGTCAAGAGTTCATCATGGGTGATGGACTCGTGGTGCCTTTCATAATAATCTCTTGGGCGTCTTGGACCAACCCTCCTACAACTGCGCATCCATAAGTCTTGTTTTTATCACAAAGCGCACAAAACTACCTCTTCAAACAGGCACTGTCGCGATAATATTACTGCCGGTTCATGGTCGACTAAGTTAAACACATAACTTAGTATTGTAGTTCACACATGTACTCCTGCATGTGTAAGACTTGAAGAAGATATCAAATACTTCAGGGCAAAATTACCTGTTCACGTTCATGGCGATTCACAGTTAGTAAACACCATGACCagacaagaaacaaaaattgattattATGTTTCAAATATCAATCCTTTTTAATCCTTTCCATCATCAGCTGTAGGTAACAAATTAGCTTGAATTTTACTGGTTTGATTCTCGGTAAAGAAAGTATAGAGTCATTTTTTAATGTCCATTAATACGACGACGACATATTTAGCCTCGTGAGTACGGCTTAAGTAGCACGACTTTAATTTGACTCCTTACATTCATCTCCCCCACTCTGTTCTATTTCAAGTCTCCtttagaaatgaaaaacagactACACAAAAGGTACTCATGCTTCGAGGGGGGCTGAGGCAATAAGCCAGATTCCAAGGTCGGCATGCTCCTGATAAACATTGAATTCACTTTTCGTGCGGAAAATGTTTTACGAACTGCTGTGCGTTCCCCCGATTGCAGAGATCGGTGTCATTTGGTTCAAGTATAGATGGGATAGTTAAGTTGACTTTGCAATCACAGTTACAGACACGAACAGCTGCTTTTCCAATACTGTCCACACTGAACAGAAGATTATCTAATCGCATCCGACCCAGCTTGAAGTTCACCGAGCCTTTCGACGCCTGTAGGCTCGGAAAACGTCATGTAATTTTTGAATTTGCATTTTGAGTAATAACATTCTTCAATTCGAGGTTTCTGGTTTAAAAAGTAACAGAAAGTGTCTCTTGCCCAGAAAGGCGCTCCAGAAATAACAATTTACAGTGGCTTTTAATCAAAATATGAATtacagagaagaaaaaaaattgaaaagggCTCAGAGAAAGCTTAGAAATGggatgaaacaaaaaaaaactcttttgtcCCAAGTCCCGATTGTGTTTCGATACTTTAATCGCCCTGTAGCCGTATTGACGCAAAACGAATTTGCATGTTACGTAACGCAAGCTTCATCAGCGAGTGCAGGCGTGGCGGCGAAGGCGGCGAGAAGAATGGGGCGAGGAAGCGCTCTTCTCCTCGCCCCATTCTGCTTGCGCGCTTGTGGCTAACTCGTGGAAATGCATGGCTTCGCCGTTTCTATAGACTTGCcaaagggcgctttccattcgaccagaagttttagtttaaaaattagaTAATTTCATGTGGCGAATGGAACAGCGTTCGTAACGACACGAGGCAATGCAAGTCCTTAATTAGTTCAAAATTATGGATAGTGAAAGGAAAATAATTCGCTATTgccccatcccataatgcaatacgttttgacAAGGGGAAAAATGGGAAACATTGCCTCTATTTCACAGACTGTATGCTACGGCTGATAAACTTCATGATATGACAGGGAAGCCCCGGGAAAAGGATTGCTTTGAACAAGATTCTGCAAGTCTGCTCACATTAGAACGATAGCTAAAGTAAAGCTGACGATCACACCACTGATGGTAACACCCCTGCTGGCACCGCTGATCACTTCTTTGTCGCTTTCAATCCGAACTTGAGTTAATTTCGGATAGTAATCATTCCAGAATGCCATTCGGCGAGGATTAAACGACTCTGCCATCTTGGGATTTGGGTCAACTCTCAGGTAAGCTCTGTGAGATGAGTTGTATCTCTCCCAGGGAATATTGCCGAGCGTGGGGTCGCCGGATCTAGCGAAATTCACATGAATGGCCATTATCAGTAAACTAACGTTCCGGTCAGCTTCGCTGTTGAGGGCAGAAAACATCGGGAGCAACGGAATCCCAAAATCAAACGGCACGTTTTCTGCATGAGTCACACCCATCCAAGGCTCAGTACGAAAAGCGCTCAACGTTGCCGGATGGGCAAACTCGTACATGTACACGGGTGCGAACTGGCTGTGAATATCAGCGACTTCATGACTGGGTGCAAAGAACAGGTAATCACCAATCATATCTACAAGCTGACTTCTAAGTGCGAATTTGTCATTGTTGTCGGGCCATGGGGTGTACATGAATTCCAAAGCATTTCCCAGTAAGTGAGCAGTACCCttcctattaaaaaaaaaaaaagaagacagaaaattaagaaatgtcTTATTTACCACGGCTGCCACAAGAAAGAGATATATTTTGGGACAATGACTCGGACTACTGCGCGGGACTGAGGTCGCAGCGGATCAAAACTCCGCTCCGACCGAACTAACACTCGGGGTCTTTGAATAATTGAAGgcaaagtgctgcctttgtaatgaatGACATCTGAACtgaatggttagactctctggGCTTCTCCGGGAAAAGGACGATAaatcgtaggccccgtctcgcaAGCCtttaatgttcataaccctgttgAACGCGAAAGAACCCACTGCACCCGGActatttgcaaagagtagggcatggagttcccggtgttgtgatctATCCTCTGTGGCATATCGTGGTTGGAAGgcgtaaatgctcggagatattagctacaccaagctgcCGTAAAATCCGACGGAAAAGTGGAGAAAGATGCGATAATGTCGAGTCGCCATAAATAGGTGTTCCTTTTCATCACCATCATAGTGATCATGCATATTGTCAtagattttagtttttttcaaggaattttttaaagtttccttTGCATAGGATTGAGGTCATTTCACCTGATAGCTAATTCACCCGAACTGATAAGGCGGGCGGTGGTCGCCCGGACTCTTCTTTAAGCTGGTTTTATAGAAAGCAAttatataccgtatttactaGAATAAGCGTCGCCCCCGAACAAGCGCCACCCTCAAATAATAGCCGCATTTGGGACAAAAAAGTAAATAAGCGCCGCTCCCCAATAAGTAACTCTAACTCCGATGTTCTTCAGTTCAAACTGATTGTAACGTTAAGCAAAATGCCGTTAAGAGTCAAACAAACAATAAACCGTCACTGAGTAATTAAGGCTCAGCTCCTCGATGATTGGTGCAAGAATTGTAATCACGAACTTGGAGCAAAGGTCGCCGATTATCCCTCACTCTCTGTATATGTATATGGATCAGTAGACTTCAAATTTTGCTCGCTCTTAGTTTTGTTATTACGAGCGGGCGAAACTCTTTTTGGGTGTATTTTGTTTGCCACAAATTCCCCTTGAACACGAAGAACTTTAGGGCAATTAAAATACAATTTGTAATTATTTCGTTTTCTTGGTCTAAAACAAGTCAAAAGACAAGCTCTTAAAATAAGCGCGGATCGTTGAAAGAAATGAATTAATCAATGACTGCACGGACAAACTCGTAAAAAATTTGAAACTATGACCGTTGCGTTACATAATTAAGTTCCCTGGAGGCAACGCCAATCAAGGGGATAGTACTTTGGGGACAAAAGTGTTTCGGCACTCTTTGGAAACGACCCTGTGCCCACTCGGAAAAATCACTGGAAAAATCTCAGTCTCTGTGGACTAGAATTTTCTTACCTGTTAGTTTCAGAGTCCGCGAAGCTTGTCAGAAATGAGTTGAACAAAGCTGGCTTCACTCCGTTGCTTACGCTCTGCATGAGATGAAATGAATCGTTAACTAAAGTAGCGAGAGAGAATGAACCTTCATGGCTAGTAAAACAGATCATAAGCGGGACTTTTGtgaattttccttgttgtctcAAATTCGTTGGTGTATCATAAAGAAAATTGCTATCCACGACCGGTGCAAAGTTAATTTTACGAGTAAATCTTTGAGGGATTAACTCTGCGGCACTCTGAACCTCCGTGGCTGTTTTCCCACGTATGCAATCCACCATAACGTTGTGATTGCTGCTTGGACAGCTTAGCTTATCAGAAAGTTCTTTAGTGAAGCGAAGGCCAAAAGAACTTGGCTGAGTCGCGAAGGGGCTCAAATCCACCCCGCTCTCTGCAATTGCTTGGTGAAAAAGATCTTTAGACAGAGGAGATAACAGGTGAAGGGCAACACTAGTTCCACCAGCGCTCTCTCCAAATATTGTCACTTTGTTTGGATTTCCGCCAAAACTGGCAATGTTCTCCTTGACCCACTTAAGTGCTTCCACCTGATCCAGCATCCCGAAATTTCCAGGAGCTGCGGAATCTCCTGTCGTCAAGAATCCAAACGGACCGAGGCGATATTGAATTATCACGACTACTACTCCCTGAAGGGCGAGAATGTCGCTTTGAGAGGTAATGGCCGATCCAAGCTGATATCCTCCACCATGAATATAAACCATCACCGGTAAACTCGAGCTGACGTTTGGGGAATAGACATCAAGATACAGACAATCTTCACTGTAAGAAAAATTCGAGGCGAACATTCTCATGGCATAATCGAAAAGCTTGGCTTGCATGCATACATTTCCATGCTTCTTGGCCTCGCGAACGTTCGGTTTCCATGTTGGAAGAGGTTGTGGCGCTTTAAACCTTAACTCGCCAGTCGGCGGTGCAGCGAAAGGAACGCCTAAAAATTTGCTGACATCTTTGAACGGACCTGAGACATTCGGATACGAAGCTTTGAACCCTTCGATATCTCCGTACTTTGTTGAGACTGTCACTGAGCAAGCCAAAGGCAAAAATGCCAAGAATAAGAACTTCTGCAGTTGAGACTCCGACATCAGTGCTTCTCTTGGAAACGTGTACCTTCAAAGCTTGCTTTACTTTGATGCGATAGTAGGGTAACTGCGCTAAATAAAGCTGGTTCGAGCACCTTTCAGAAGCACAAAGTCAGCAATATTAAAACGATATTCTGCGGTCAAGTCATAGAAATGTGAACTATATTGCTGACGTCACGCGAGTGCTGACGCACGCAAACCAGACCGTCCCTTTAGAGCTGTTTCGTAATGTGTTTTTCGACGCATTTTCGCGGTGTTCGCATAAAACCTATACAAAGACTTGAAACAAATAACTGATGCTGAGGGTTTTTTAATTACTAGACTGGTAATCAACGCACTATTGTGTGATGTTAAGTTACTCGTGATAAAAGGAACTACGAACACATCTGTTTACCAACTGTCTTCCCAGTCTTTTGAATGTTCACCTACACCTTTGGAAAAATGGAAGCTCGTTATGCTCCATTTGGCGCGATTTAAATGTTGACGTTAGGAATAAGAGAATTTAAAAATACTATCTTTTGTCATGAAAATGTGCCAGCTGCCAGAACAAAAGACTGAAAAGAATCCTTTATTCGTGGTTAATCTATGATTCACGGATATATTTACGGATATATTTTAAAGCACGCATCAATAGTGACATCAACACTATTTATTGTAAATCTGAGAagccatttgttttttttgtttatgataatacaatacaatacaatacaatacaatacaaaactttatttatcaCGGAATCCAAATTCACAACACTCGTATGGCAAGCcaattgtagcaatattcaataaatggatatttcaattcaaagatTATATTTTAGTTCAAATCAACGCATAAGTTTATGTTCAATATacttttttttggttcaacttccgaTTTTGCAAACAACACTTTAATTTCGTTTAACGCGTTTTAAGTTTTGTTCAACGATTTATTGCACAGCGGTTGACCACTATTGCCTAGTCCCCCTTGATCTCGTGAGGTCACGGGCGGTTGGAACACAGTTTGttagtatttatttatttatttatttatttatttactgattaagtATGAATACTTACATGGTGGAATCAACAATAGGACATAGGTCCCCTACGAGGTTAACCACCAGCCCAAGGCCCAATGGGTCGTAGATCTTCGCGAGCTTGCGCAAGAATCCTCTCTTAGACGTGATTACGTTTTCTTGTGGCACAGCTACGCTGATTGTTGAGACTGTCACTGAGCAAGCCAAAGGCAAAAATGCCAAGAATAAGAACTTCTCCAGTTGAGACTTCCTTCCCCGTAGACTGCTGCCTTGTCGTGGTGGGGGAGCTTGCGTGCCTCAGTGACCGTGAGAGCTTTACCGTCGCGGGTATCCCCCCAGTAGGTCCAGCCTTGGCGGGCAGATCAAAGGGTAGAGGCCAGACTAAATGGCAGTCACTGGTCCTCCAGGTTGGGGGTAGGGCGTGCGGCTAATCCCTGCACCCCGTAAAAATTATCTGATTACGGAAACCGAAAAGATGATTGACGAGCTCATCCGGGGGTGTCGTCGGGCGACGTGTGAGGTGCCCGAGGATAGCTTTCTAAGCTGGAATTCTGGTATCACGCGTATGACAGATGTGCGGCAAAGCCGAAAGGATCCCCGCAACCTGATTAAGTCGCCTGGGGCTTCCCATCTGAAACCCAAAGCTACCCTGAGACTTGGGTGTTGGAACGTGCGAACACTTTATCAGATAGGAAAGACTGCCACCAGTCACCAGGGAATTTAGAAAGTACAATCTGGACATTCTTGGTCTGAGCGAAGTACGATGGACTGGCTTTGGAGAACTCAAAACAGCCATAGGTGAGAGCTTCTTGTACTCAGGAGCAGAAGAGGAGCATCATAGAAGAGTAGGACTCATTCTAAAGAGGGAAGCAAGAAGAACACTGTTGAAGTGGAACCCTGTCAATGAGAGAATCATGAGTGCACGCTTTATCTCACGCTTTGCAAAACTCACCATCATCCAGGTGTACGCGCCCACCAA
This window harbors:
- the LOC138014269 gene encoding uncharacterized protein, giving the protein MSESQLQKFLFLAFLPLACSVTVSTKYGDIEGFKASYPNVSGPFKDVSKFLGVPFAAPPTGELRFKAPQPLPTWKPNVREAKKHGNVCMQAKLFDYAMRMFASNFSYSEDCLYLDVYSPNVSSSLPVMVYIHGGGYQLGSAITSQSDILALQGVVVVIIQYRLGPFGFLTTGDSAAPGNFGMLDQVEALKWVKENIASFGGNPNKVTIFGESAGGTSVALHLLSPLSKDLFHQAIAESGVDLSPFATQPSSFGLRFTKELSDKLSCPSSNHNVMVDCIRGKTATEVQSAAELIPQRFTRKINFAPVVDSNFLYDTPTNLRQQGKFTKVPLMICFTSHEGSFSLATLVNDSFHLMQSVSNGVKPALFNSFLTSFADSETNRKGTAHLLGNALEFMYTPWPDNNDKFALRSQLVDMIGDYLFFAPSHEVADIHSQFAPVYMYEFAHPATLSAFRTEPWMGVTHAENVPFDFGIPLLPMFSALNSEADRNVSLLIMAIHVNFARSGDPTLGNIPWERYNSSHRAYLRVDPNPKMAESFNPRRMAFWNDYYPKLTQVRIESDKEVISGASRGVTISGVIVSFTLAIVLMRLEIEQSGGDEYHQVLRSWFPDKAEGGHLNIEMSSRSIDWQRHSSDARPKTNAFCRWRMEFSEVIAIAFFLSAIELCRVRCRSEEVIVTTRYGRIRGTSRNISGINIHIQTVYKFLGIPFAAPPTGQLRFKPPQKQSAWKPKVYDASYFRNICIQDPEYNAFFWPGLSIQQSEDCLYLNVYTPSRESGSEELFPVMVYIHGGGYEAGTPAVSPGDLIPLWGVVLVTIQYRVGPFGFITTGDSVAPGNYGMLDQIEALKWVQENIVDFGGNASEVTIFGESAGGSSVGLLLLSVRSHGLFHRAISISGVDLSPFAIGSSADLVKQSLRVAKTVGCSLTGSKSQMIDCLRSVDARRFPVNDVNVWRPIVDGNFLHDTPRSLRNEGKFHSLPYLAGFTSREGSYFFPSLVSNVTPENFREYTEKIFYSIGSKYGQKLDDSGSLPKSLLDAITLLYTPWPDKLDPIKIKEGISDEVGDYTMVAPTHADLVLHSEKAPVYMYEFAHRSNLNPSPSWKGIAHKDDTPYQFGFPLMNLTVLQKYDEVDRNVSDMVITLFTNFAKYGNPTPQPVRGVKWEGFNSTHRAYFRIYSTPKMAINFRPTKVAFWNEYYERMLKEGSNTCQSRSRASVGYLSLLCLIVCLLFFFSSEV
- the LOC138014278 gene encoding craniofacial development protein 2-like; translation: MPRIRTSPVETSFPVDCCLVVVGELACLSDRESFTVAGIPPVGPALAGRSKGRGQTKWQSLVLQERLPPVTREFRKYNLDILGLSEVRWTGFGELKTAIGESFLYSGAEEEHHRRVGLILKREARRTLLKWNPVNERIMSARFISRFAKLTIIQVYAPTNDAEDESKEEFYEQLQRKAEATPRHDVLIVMGDLNAKIGEDNEGWEKVMGQHGLGRMNENGERLASRSGHQEVTSTS